The following coding sequences lie in one Myxococcus xanthus genomic window:
- a CDS encoding DsbA family protein produces the protein MSKSSVWVSLSVGLALGFAGGRLARPTELATGTAHAANLAAKAPAPGARPRAPISPTVYKVPVNDSPTAGAEDALVTLVEFSDYECPFCSRANGTVKQLQERYGRKLRVVMKHHPLANHPRARPAALAALAAGEQGKFWEMHEALFANPRALSEADMERYAMKVGLNISRWNQDRADPRLAERIRQDEALAMRLGATGTPAFYVNGRFISGAQPLEVFTGVVDEELSKAEALVRTGVRPTEVYARTISAGKDSPPMEQMMPEEPAIQQVDVGTAPTRGPANAPVTVVAFSDFECPFCARVVPTMKALEAAYPGKLRVAFKHQPLAQHANAQVAAEAAMEAHAQGRFWEFHDVLFANQRKLDRASLEHYARQVGLDVGRFNAALDSRKHDAHVSADVAQAMRVGATGTPTFFINGRPVTGARPVEHFRAIIDDELRKAAR, from the coding sequence ATGTCCAAGTCGTCTGTCTGGGTGAGCCTGAGTGTCGGTCTGGCGTTGGGCTTCGCGGGAGGGCGCTTGGCGCGTCCCACCGAACTGGCCACGGGAACGGCCCACGCGGCCAACCTCGCGGCGAAGGCCCCCGCCCCCGGCGCGCGTCCGCGTGCGCCGATTTCGCCCACCGTCTACAAGGTGCCGGTCAATGACTCACCGACGGCGGGAGCGGAGGACGCGCTCGTCACGTTGGTGGAGTTCTCCGACTACGAGTGTCCGTTCTGCTCACGTGCGAACGGCACGGTGAAGCAACTCCAGGAGCGCTATGGCCGCAAGCTGCGCGTGGTGATGAAGCACCACCCGCTGGCCAACCACCCGCGCGCGCGGCCGGCGGCGCTGGCGGCGCTGGCGGCGGGTGAGCAGGGCAAGTTCTGGGAGATGCATGAGGCGCTCTTCGCCAACCCGCGGGCGCTGAGCGAGGCCGACATGGAGCGCTACGCCATGAAGGTGGGCTTGAACATCTCGCGCTGGAACCAGGACCGCGCGGACCCGCGGCTGGCGGAGCGCATCCGCCAGGACGAAGCGCTGGCGATGCGGTTGGGCGCCACCGGCACGCCGGCCTTCTACGTGAATGGCCGCTTCATCAGCGGGGCCCAGCCGCTGGAGGTCTTCACGGGCGTGGTGGACGAGGAGCTGAGCAAGGCGGAGGCCCTGGTGCGGACGGGCGTGCGGCCGACGGAGGTCTACGCGCGCACCATCTCCGCAGGGAAGGACAGCCCGCCCATGGAGCAGATGATGCCCGAGGAGCCGGCCATCCAGCAGGTGGACGTGGGCACCGCGCCGACTCGGGGCCCGGCCAACGCGCCGGTGACGGTGGTGGCGTTCTCGGACTTCGAGTGCCCGTTCTGCGCCCGCGTGGTGCCAACAATGAAGGCGCTGGAGGCCGCGTACCCCGGCAAGCTGCGGGTGGCCTTCAAGCACCAGCCCCTGGCGCAGCACGCGAACGCACAGGTGGCGGCGGAGGCGGCCATGGAGGCGCACGCGCAGGGCAGGTTCTGGGAGTTCCACGACGTGCTCTTCGCCAATCAGCGCAAGCTGGACCGGGCGTCGCTGGAGCACTACGCGCGGCAGGTGGGCCTGGACGTGGGCCGCTTCAACGCGGCGCTGGACTCGCGCAAGCATGACGCGCACGTGTCCGCGGACGTCGCCCAGGCC
- a CDS encoding nucleotidyltransferase domain-containing protein produces the protein MLTVAQAFETFMNSLRLHDGEARDATRQEQYVFNAMRRQLRPTESFISGSYGRNTAIRPLHDIDLFLVLADDGRNPPEPEDALARVQWALRAEFHDKETRLQNRSVNINFTGTEIGFDVVPALYDPWEQGGYLIPDRRAGQWIRSNPRKHQEACDDANDVAKKKLKPWIKAIKRWNFRHDKPVPSFLLEVLACRGVTHSLGDKSYAEGLAQLFDYMCANILNQCPVPGSSGPTITSWIPQGRLVQAHQRLTQAVRVSKRALELEYSGYTVEALDLWRELLGTDFPVR, from the coding sequence ATGCTGACGGTTGCTCAGGCATTCGAGACGTTCATGAACTCCCTGCGTCTCCATGATGGAGAAGCACGAGATGCAACGCGACAAGAGCAGTACGTCTTCAACGCAATGCGCCGACAGTTGCGGCCCACCGAGTCCTTTATTTCAGGGTCCTATGGTCGGAACACGGCGATTCGACCACTCCACGATATCGATCTCTTCCTCGTTCTTGCAGATGATGGAAGGAATCCACCTGAACCTGAGGATGCGCTAGCCCGCGTGCAATGGGCGCTCCGTGCGGAGTTCCATGATAAGGAAACGCGACTCCAGAATCGCTCGGTCAATATCAACTTCACTGGGACCGAGATCGGCTTCGATGTTGTTCCTGCGCTCTACGACCCGTGGGAACAGGGTGGCTACCTGATTCCAGATAGGCGAGCCGGTCAGTGGATTCGCAGTAATCCTCGCAAGCATCAGGAAGCGTGCGACGATGCGAATGACGTGGCGAAGAAGAAGCTGAAACCTTGGATAAAGGCCATCAAGCGCTGGAATTTTCGCCACGACAAGCCGGTGCCTTCATTTCTCCTAGAAGTCTTGGCCTGCCGAGGAGTGACCCACTCGCTAGGGGATAAGAGCTACGCGGAGGGACTGGCGCAGTTGTTTGATTATATGTGCGCCAATATTCTGAATCAGTGCCCTGTCCCTGGAAGCTCTGGACCAACCATTACCAGTTGGATTCCTCAGGGACGCCTCGTTCAAGCGCACCAGCGGTTGACGCAAGCCGTGCGTGTGTCCAAGCGAGCACTGGAATTGGAGTATTCGGGATACACGGTCGAAGCACTTGATCTCTGGCGAGAACTCCTGGGAACGGACTTCCCGGTTCGGTAG
- a CDS encoding fatty acid desaturase family protein — translation MYAQVVDEADIQYAHRVDRKALAAITREMSKVNNGRALWAMAAQWLVIAAAFAFVLFVDRWWAWPVAAVLIATRQHALLALMHEAAHYHLLSNRKVSDVVSDLLCAFPLNMTTAGYRHEHMLHHRYVNTPKDPYLAGQLVDASWHFPRTPMRATAVFLADALGLYAPNHLKVVLPWTYWGRLVGRAQPRISAGEHLRYWLYVATLVTVLVTTGAWLHWLLLWVLPTTTVMMAFFRMRALGEHPIEETKSGDETRETRDILGTALENFFIAPLNVNLHLTHHAFPSVPFYNLPAMHAQLDKAGLLEDGVNQFDTYLGKENSLIQYLTREPEASAAAAAAAQPSRLSQPLHS, via the coding sequence ATGTACGCTCAAGTGGTGGATGAGGCCGACATTCAGTACGCGCACCGAGTGGACCGCAAGGCGCTGGCGGCCATCACCCGGGAGATGTCGAAGGTGAACAATGGTCGTGCGCTGTGGGCCATGGCCGCTCAGTGGCTGGTCATCGCGGCGGCATTTGCCTTCGTTCTATTCGTGGACCGCTGGTGGGCCTGGCCGGTGGCGGCGGTGCTCATCGCCACCCGGCAGCACGCGCTGCTGGCGCTGATGCACGAGGCGGCGCACTACCACCTCCTGTCCAACCGCAAGGTGTCGGACGTGGTCAGCGATCTGCTCTGCGCCTTCCCGCTGAACATGACGACGGCGGGCTACCGGCACGAGCACATGCTGCACCACCGCTACGTGAATACGCCGAAGGACCCGTACCTGGCCGGCCAGCTGGTGGACGCCTCCTGGCACTTCCCCCGCACGCCGATGCGCGCCACGGCCGTCTTCCTGGCGGATGCGCTGGGCCTGTACGCCCCCAACCACCTGAAGGTGGTGCTGCCCTGGACGTATTGGGGCCGCCTGGTGGGCCGCGCGCAGCCCCGCATCTCCGCGGGCGAGCACCTGCGCTACTGGCTGTACGTGGCCACGCTCGTCACGGTGCTGGTGACGACGGGCGCGTGGCTGCACTGGCTGCTCTTGTGGGTGCTGCCGACGACGACGGTGATGATGGCCTTCTTCCGGATGCGCGCCCTGGGTGAGCACCCCATCGAGGAGACGAAGTCCGGTGACGAGACGCGCGAGACGCGCGACATCCTGGGCACCGCGCTGGAGAACTTCTTCATCGCGCCGCTCAACGTGAATCTGCACCTCACCCACCACGCCTTCCCCTCCGTGCCCTTCTACAACCTGCCCGCCATGCACGCGCAGCTCGACAAGGCCGGCCTGCTGGAAGACGGCGTGAACCAGTTCGACACGTACCTGGGCAAGGAGAACAGCCTCATCCAGTACCTCACGCGTGAGCCGGAGGCCTCCGCCGCCGCGGCCGCCGCGGCCCAGCCGTCGCGCCTGAGCCAGCCGCTCCACTCGTAA
- a CDS encoding cytochrome P450, with translation MQKQEETGVPAHASAGRCPHLGAQYNPFTGPHAEDPHAFFEKLRKDEPVSFSPMLNMWLVSRYEDISQVLKSPAQYSNRDMLASGTHLTDEAKAILDQGFPTAHVLLGMDPPEHTRLRRLMNRGFTAQRIAGMGPFIREMATTLVDRFAQDGEADLVKQLAWPLPVHVILGVMGVPQEDVWKIKRWSSDWQQLVFEYVAPELQVEMAKGVIEFQQYCIRLIEDRKKNPQEDLTSYLVAVESDGEALTMHELVMAVGASMLSAGHESTTALMANAWKLALQHGLWQRLRDNRDLVPKFLEESSRYDSVSHAMIRTAKEDVELGGVKIPQGSRLLLLFAAGSRDESLCPHSSKLDVDREKVPQHLTYGRGTHFCLGAPLARLQFEITTNILLDRLPDPKLVPGQDFGTWQSLVLRQMKHLKVEWTPT, from the coding sequence GTGCAAAAGCAGGAAGAGACCGGAGTCCCAGCCCACGCGTCCGCGGGCCGTTGTCCCCACCTGGGTGCCCAGTACAACCCGTTCACGGGCCCCCACGCGGAGGACCCGCACGCCTTCTTCGAGAAGCTGCGCAAGGACGAGCCCGTCAGCTTCAGCCCCATGCTGAACATGTGGCTGGTCAGCCGCTACGAGGACATCTCCCAGGTGCTGAAGAGCCCGGCGCAGTACTCCAACCGGGACATGCTGGCGAGCGGCACCCACCTCACGGACGAGGCCAAGGCCATCCTGGACCAGGGCTTCCCCACCGCGCACGTGCTGCTGGGCATGGACCCCCCCGAGCACACCCGCCTGCGCCGCTTGATGAACCGGGGCTTCACCGCGCAGCGCATCGCCGGCATGGGCCCCTTCATCCGGGAGATGGCCACCACCCTGGTGGACCGCTTCGCCCAGGACGGTGAGGCGGACCTGGTGAAGCAGCTCGCCTGGCCGCTCCCCGTCCACGTCATCCTCGGCGTCATGGGCGTACCGCAAGAGGACGTCTGGAAGATCAAGCGCTGGAGCTCCGACTGGCAGCAGCTCGTCTTCGAGTACGTGGCCCCCGAGCTCCAAGTGGAGATGGCGAAGGGCGTCATCGAGTTCCAGCAGTACTGCATCCGCCTCATCGAGGACCGGAAGAAGAACCCGCAGGAGGACCTCACCAGCTACCTGGTGGCCGTGGAGAGCGACGGCGAGGCCCTGACGATGCACGAGCTGGTCATGGCCGTGGGCGCGTCCATGCTGTCGGCCGGCCATGAGTCCACCACCGCGCTGATGGCCAACGCCTGGAAGCTGGCCCTGCAGCATGGCCTGTGGCAGCGGCTGCGCGACAACCGCGACCTGGTGCCGAAGTTCCTCGAGGAGTCCAGCCGCTACGACTCCGTCTCCCACGCCATGATTCGCACCGCGAAGGAGGACGTGGAGCTGGGCGGGGTGAAGATTCCCCAGGGCTCGCGCCTGCTGCTCCTCTTCGCCGCCGGCAGCCGGGACGAATCCCTCTGCCCCCATTCCAGCAAGCTGGACGTGGACCGGGAGAAGGTGCCGCAGCACCTCACCTACGGCCGCGGCACCCACTTCTGCCTGGGCGCGCCCCTGGCCCGGCTCCAGTTCGAAATCACGACGAACATCCTCCTGGACCGGCTGCCGGACCCGAAGCTCGTCCCCGGCCAGGACTTCGGCACCTGGCAGAGCCTGGTGCTGCGGCAGATGAAGCACCTGAAAGTGGAGTGGACCCCCACCTGA
- a CDS encoding STAS/SEC14 domain-containing protein, with protein MQQLEWTFGSHSVRYEAPDVVQATFVGPIDLDEIKRAVDVYGEIAQQYGPYYLIADIGRSQLGAEPRRYLSENGKADWFKGTVYVGADVVQQTFGKVIALGMLFTGKARFETTFVKDHDEARAWVAQHRQKNKKKLG; from the coding sequence ATGCAGCAACTGGAATGGACATTCGGTTCCCACTCGGTGCGCTATGAGGCGCCCGACGTCGTGCAGGCGACCTTCGTCGGCCCCATCGACCTGGATGAAATCAAGCGCGCGGTCGACGTGTACGGGGAGATTGCCCAGCAATACGGGCCCTACTACCTGATCGCCGACATCGGCCGCTCCCAACTGGGCGCGGAGCCCCGGCGCTACCTGTCGGAGAACGGCAAGGCGGACTGGTTCAAGGGCACCGTGTACGTCGGCGCGGACGTGGTGCAGCAGACCTTCGGCAAGGTCATCGCGCTGGGCATGCTCTTCACCGGCAAGGCGCGCTTCGAGACGACCTTCGTGAAGGACCACGACGAGGCGCGCGCCTGGGTGGCGCAGCACCGCCAGAAGAACAAGAAGAAGCTGGGCTGA
- a CDS encoding STAS/SEC14 domain-containing protein — MKQQPRDWQCGAHRAHFEEPDTLVAEFNGLITLEEVKEVVTLYQQTATDHGQYYLIADIGRSQLEAAGRRYMSEKASSDWYHAILYVGADIVMQTFVKAIALALLFTGKSTFETVFVKTQDEARAWVAQHRLRLKSKAG; from the coding sequence ATGAAACAGCAGCCTCGGGATTGGCAGTGCGGAGCCCACCGGGCCCACTTCGAGGAGCCGGACACCCTGGTCGCGGAGTTCAACGGCCTCATCACCCTGGAAGAGGTGAAGGAGGTGGTGACGCTCTACCAGCAGACGGCCACCGACCACGGTCAGTACTACCTCATCGCGGACATCGGCCGCTCGCAGCTCGAAGCAGCCGGCCGCCGGTACATGTCGGAGAAGGCCAGCTCCGACTGGTACCACGCCATCCTCTACGTCGGCGCCGACATCGTCATGCAGACCTTCGTCAAGGCCATTGCCCTGGCGCTGCTCTTCACCGGCAAGTCGACCTTCGAGACGGTGTTCGTGAAGACGCAGGACGAAGCCCGCGCCTGGGTGGCCCAGCACCGGCTCCGGCTCAAGAGCAAAGCAGGATAG
- a CDS encoding carbohydrate ABC transporter permease has translation MNPRGSLARERRQAYLLVAPAVLVLGGVALYPILAAVWLSLHRFILVFGERRFTGLENYAYLLGDSRFWAALGNTAYFTAVAVTVELLLAVPLALLLQKSFPGRGLLRASVLVPWAIPTVVSARLWAWMFNPEYGVINRLLPGQDINWLGAPGYALHAAILVDVWKTTPFVALLVLAGLQGISEDLYKAARVDGASPWRTFVSITLPLLKPALLLALLFRSLDAFRVFDAIYVLTEGGPANTTETLSIYAYKTLMRSGDFGYGSTLSVATFLCVVLLAAVWLRLLGREEAAR, from the coding sequence ATGAATCCAAGGGGCTCGCTGGCGCGGGAGCGGAGGCAGGCGTACCTGCTGGTGGCGCCGGCGGTGTTGGTGCTGGGGGGCGTGGCGCTGTACCCCATCCTCGCCGCGGTGTGGCTGAGCCTGCACCGCTTCATCCTCGTCTTTGGCGAGCGGCGCTTCACGGGGCTGGAGAACTACGCGTACCTGCTGGGGGACTCGCGCTTCTGGGCGGCGCTGGGAAACACGGCGTACTTCACGGCCGTGGCGGTGACGGTGGAGTTGTTGCTCGCGGTGCCGCTGGCGTTGCTGCTCCAGAAGTCGTTCCCTGGAAGGGGACTGCTGCGCGCGTCGGTGCTGGTGCCGTGGGCGATTCCCACCGTGGTGAGCGCTCGGCTGTGGGCGTGGATGTTCAACCCCGAGTACGGCGTCATCAACCGGCTGTTGCCCGGGCAGGACATCAACTGGTTGGGGGCACCCGGGTATGCGTTGCACGCAGCCATCCTGGTGGACGTGTGGAAGACGACGCCCTTCGTGGCGCTGTTGGTGCTCGCGGGCCTGCAGGGCATCTCCGAGGACCTGTACAAGGCGGCGCGGGTGGACGGGGCCTCGCCGTGGCGGACCTTTGTCTCGATAACGCTGCCGTTGCTCAAGCCGGCGCTGCTGTTGGCGTTGCTGTTCCGTTCGTTGGATGCGTTCCGGGTGTTCGACGCCATCTACGTGCTGACGGAGGGCGGGCCGGCGAACACGACGGAGACGCTGAGCATCTACGCGTACAAGACGCTGATGCGTTCGGGGGACTTCGGGTACGGGAGCACGCTGTCGGTGGCGACCTTCCTGTGCGTGGTGTTGCTGGCGGCGGTGTGGCTGCGGCTCTTGGGGCGCGAGGAGGCGGCGCGATGA
- a CDS encoding DUF4846 domain-containing protein, with protein MRELQAREKPPTRGATCRAALTPGDGCFVSAFDCSPCSSSPSWPATEGRFRPWAWTLLWALCLLPASGWAAEEGQPRPATREELTRYAWLPAQAVVRPLEAAVAPPEGYTRVPVVKGSFGAWLRGLPLRPDGTPVLSHQGGRILASEDARLAAVAELDVGTANLQQCADSVIRLHAEWLWASGKRERLAYRFTSGHLAEWPRYAEGDRARVSGSKVSWVRGAAPDASRASFRAWLDLVFTYAGTHSLESLKGRPSREDVRPGDFFVLGGSPGHAVLVLDVAANAAGKRVALLGQGFMPAQDFHVLSAGGDTGPWFPLEGEDVVTPFWKPFPWSSLRRF; from the coding sequence GTGAGGGAACTCCAGGCCCGTGAGAAACCTCCAACCCGCGGCGCCACCTGTCGTGCCGCCCTGACTCCTGGAGATGGCTGCTTCGTGTCCGCGTTCGACTGCTCGCCGTGCTCGTCCTCCCCGTCCTGGCCCGCCACCGAGGGCCGCTTTCGTCCGTGGGCCTGGACGCTCTTGTGGGCCTTGTGCCTGCTTCCCGCGTCCGGGTGGGCCGCGGAGGAAGGCCAGCCCCGGCCCGCGACGCGGGAGGAGCTGACGCGCTACGCATGGCTGCCGGCCCAGGCGGTGGTGCGCCCCTTGGAGGCCGCGGTGGCGCCGCCGGAGGGCTACACGCGGGTGCCGGTGGTGAAGGGCTCCTTCGGGGCCTGGCTGCGAGGCCTGCCGCTGCGGCCGGATGGCACGCCGGTGCTCAGCCACCAGGGCGGGCGGATTCTGGCGTCGGAGGACGCGCGGCTGGCGGCGGTGGCGGAGCTGGACGTGGGCACCGCCAACCTTCAGCAGTGCGCGGACTCCGTCATCCGCCTCCATGCGGAGTGGCTCTGGGCCAGTGGCAAGCGGGAGCGCCTGGCCTACCGCTTCACCAGCGGTCACCTGGCGGAGTGGCCTCGGTACGCGGAAGGGGACCGGGCGCGGGTATCGGGCTCGAAGGTGTCGTGGGTGCGCGGCGCGGCGCCGGATGCCTCACGCGCCAGCTTCCGTGCGTGGCTGGACCTGGTCTTCACCTACGCGGGCACGCACTCACTGGAATCCCTCAAGGGGCGGCCCTCGCGCGAGGACGTACGGCCCGGGGACTTCTTCGTGCTGGGTGGAAGCCCCGGGCACGCGGTGCTGGTGCTGGACGTGGCGGCCAACGCGGCGGGGAAGAGGGTGGCGCTGCTGGGGCAGGGTTTCATGCCCGCGCAGGACTTCCACGTGCTCTCCGCTGGAGGCGACACCGGACCCTGGTTTCCGCTGGAGGGCGAGGACGTGGTGACGCCCTTCTGGAAGCCCTTCCCCTGGTCCTCGCTGCGGCGCTTCTGA
- a CDS encoding CDP-alcohol phosphatidyltransferase family protein: MRRQASLALLNTLSLTRLPLAVAFILVPDAWVRAGLVVLAAFTDFLDGWIARHKGLATRLGALIDPVADRAFMVTAILVCYLDGLISGVAVLLLVLRDVGTTVGFFVARLAPRLRSVELKARMMGKAVTSLQLVTLLCVLLFPPAVVPLVALIGVLSFASMVDYSHAVLKARQRDAGPRRMKPESGGATSSGSSLPPVRK; encoded by the coding sequence ATGCGCCGACAGGCGAGCCTCGCGCTGCTCAACACCTTGTCGCTGACCCGGCTGCCCCTGGCGGTGGCCTTCATCCTCGTCCCGGATGCCTGGGTTCGCGCGGGGCTCGTGGTGTTGGCCGCCTTCACGGACTTCCTGGATGGGTGGATTGCCCGGCACAAGGGGCTCGCCACGCGGCTGGGCGCGCTCATCGACCCGGTGGCCGACCGCGCCTTCATGGTGACGGCCATCCTCGTCTGCTACCTCGACGGGCTCATCAGCGGGGTGGCGGTGCTGCTGCTGGTGCTGCGCGACGTCGGCACCACCGTGGGCTTCTTCGTCGCTCGACTGGCGCCCAGGCTGCGCTCGGTGGAACTGAAGGCGCGGATGATGGGCAAGGCCGTCACTTCCCTGCAGTTGGTGACGCTGCTGTGCGTGCTGCTGTTTCCCCCCGCGGTGGTGCCCCTGGTCGCGCTCATCGGCGTCCTGTCCTTCGCGTCGATGGTGGACTACTCCCACGCGGTGCTGAAGGCCCGGCAGCGGGACGCCGGACCGCGGCGGATGAAGCCGGAGTCCGGCGGCGCGACCTCTTCGGGCTCCTCCCTGCCGCCCGTGCGCAAGTAG
- a CDS encoding ABC transporter substrate-binding protein, with translation MRRVSSIVLALSLVVGLGVWGCRRQDAAGEAGGRTRLVFKYQPLWGPPEPFRELLARFERENPGVELVTEALPNASDLAHQFFLTSLEGGARDFDVLVVDVVWVPEFARAGWIADLSAEFPPERLREDFFPGPVEAVVVEGRTYAVPWYLDVGLLYYRTDLVPRAPRTYAELERFAREAMAKTPGLQGYVWQGRQYEGLSCNVYEALWGHGGRALSEDGRVLLDDAPAREALAYLRGLVERGVSPATVTGFSEEESRRVFQEGRAVFMRNWPYAWNEAQKPDSPIRGKVGIAPLPTVSGEPGSGALGGWQLAVNAHVSPERRKLAARLIAHLTSPEANRVLALNYARNPPRPAVYQDARLREEAPFIAGLLPMVERAKPRPVTPYYNLISDVLQSEFSAAVAGLRTPEAALKRAQRQVDHLTGEGP, from the coding sequence ATGAGACGCGTCTCCTCCATCGTGCTCGCGCTGAGCCTCGTCGTGGGCCTGGGCGTCTGGGGCTGCCGGCGGCAGGACGCGGCGGGCGAGGCCGGGGGCCGCACGCGGCTGGTCTTCAAGTATCAGCCGCTGTGGGGGCCGCCGGAGCCGTTCCGCGAGCTGCTGGCGCGCTTCGAGCGGGAGAATCCGGGGGTGGAGCTCGTCACGGAGGCGCTGCCCAACGCGTCCGACCTGGCGCACCAGTTCTTCCTCACGTCGCTGGAGGGTGGGGCGAGGGATTTCGACGTGCTGGTGGTGGACGTCGTCTGGGTGCCCGAGTTCGCGCGCGCTGGGTGGATTGCAGACCTGTCCGCGGAGTTCCCGCCCGAGCGGCTGCGCGAGGACTTCTTCCCCGGCCCCGTGGAGGCCGTGGTGGTGGAGGGGCGCACGTACGCGGTGCCCTGGTACCTGGACGTGGGGCTGCTCTACTACCGCACGGACCTGGTGCCGCGCGCGCCGCGCACCTACGCGGAGCTGGAGCGCTTCGCGCGCGAGGCGATGGCGAAGACGCCCGGGCTCCAGGGCTACGTGTGGCAGGGGCGGCAGTACGAAGGCCTGTCCTGCAATGTGTACGAGGCGCTGTGGGGGCACGGCGGCCGGGCGCTGTCGGAGGATGGGCGGGTGCTGCTGGATGACGCGCCCGCGCGCGAGGCGCTCGCGTATCTGCGAGGGCTGGTGGAGCGCGGCGTGTCGCCCGCGACGGTGACGGGCTTCTCGGAGGAGGAGTCGCGCCGGGTATTCCAGGAAGGGCGCGCGGTGTTCATGCGCAACTGGCCGTATGCGTGGAACGAGGCGCAGAAGCCGGACTCGCCCATTCGCGGCAAGGTGGGCATCGCCCCGTTGCCGACGGTGAGCGGCGAGCCGGGTTCGGGGGCGCTGGGCGGGTGGCAACTGGCTGTGAATGCCCATGTGTCGCCGGAGCGGCGGAAGCTGGCGGCGCGGCTGATTGCGCACCTCACATCCCCGGAGGCCAACCGGGTGCTGGCGCTGAACTACGCGCGCAACCCGCCGCGGCCCGCCGTGTACCAGGATGCGCGGCTGCGCGAGGAGGCGCCCTTCATCGCCGGGCTGCTGCCCATGGTGGAGCGCGCGAAGCCGCGGCCGGTGACGCCGTACTACAACCTGATTTCGGATGTGCTCCAGAGCGAGTTCTCCGCCGCCGTGGCCGGGCTGCGCACGCCCGAGGCCGCGCTGAAGCGGGCGCAGCGGCAGGTGGACCATCTGACGGGGGAGGGGCCGTGA
- a CDS encoding carbohydrate ABC transporter permease, with the protein MKRPGLGTALAVVAFLTFFLGPFCWQVLTSLWPDGELTRPWPSHLTLENYASVLWGRPFLRVVLNSLVVAALTTGFCLTVGAAAAFALAKLEFRGKGVLLSAALAVSMFPPIATVSPLYLILRTVGLRDSLVGLALPYATFALPLTLWVLTSFFRALPDELYRAARVDGCTPFQAFRQVLLPLAAPGLATTAILVFIFAWNEFLYALTFLSTPEKRTVPVAISLFASEYREPWGEIAAASVVATLPLVALTVLFQRRIVSGLTAGAVKE; encoded by the coding sequence ATGAAGCGGCCGGGGCTGGGCACAGCGCTGGCGGTGGTGGCGTTCCTGACCTTCTTCCTGGGGCCCTTCTGCTGGCAGGTGCTGACGAGCCTGTGGCCGGATGGCGAGCTGACCCGGCCGTGGCCCTCGCACCTGACGCTGGAGAACTACGCGAGCGTCCTGTGGGGACGGCCCTTCCTGCGCGTGGTGTTGAACTCGCTGGTGGTGGCGGCGCTGACCACGGGCTTCTGTCTCACGGTGGGGGCGGCGGCGGCGTTCGCCCTGGCGAAGCTGGAGTTTCGTGGCAAGGGGGTGCTGCTGAGCGCGGCGCTGGCGGTGAGCATGTTCCCGCCGATTGCCACGGTGAGTCCGCTGTATCTGATTCTGCGCACGGTGGGGCTGCGAGACAGCCTGGTGGGACTGGCCTTGCCGTATGCGACGTTCGCTTTGCCGCTGACGCTGTGGGTGCTGACGTCGTTCTTCCGCGCGCTGCCCGACGAGCTCTACCGCGCGGCGCGCGTGGATGGCTGTACGCCGTTCCAGGCCTTCCGGCAGGTGCTGCTGCCCCTGGCCGCGCCGGGGCTGGCGACGACGGCGATTCTTGTCTTCATCTTCGCGTGGAATGAGTTCCTGTATGCGCTGACGTTCCTCTCCACCCCGGAGAAGCGCACCGTGCCCGTGGCCATCAGCCTGTTCGCCAGCGAGTACCGTGAGCCCTGGGGGGAGATTGCCGCGGCCTCCGTGGTGGCCACGCTGCCCCTGGTGGCGCTGACGGTGCTGTTCCAGCGGCGGATCGTGTCCGGGCTTACGGCGGGCGCGGTGAAGGAGTAG